The following DNA comes from Shinella zoogloeoides.
CGGCCTTGCCGTCGATCCCGCCGCCACCGTCGCCACCCTTTCGGTCGGCGAGCGCCAGCGGGTGGAAATCCTGAAGGCGCTCTACCGCGATGCCCGGATCCTGATCCTCGACGAACCGACGGCCGTGCTGACGCCCGCCGAGACGGAAGCCCTGTTCCGCACGCTGAAGCTGCTCGTCGCCAAGGGCCTGTCGATCATCTTCATCTCGCACAAGCTGCAGGAGGTCATGGCGGTCAGCGACCGCGTGCTGGTTCTGCGCGCCGGCAAGCTGGTCGGCGAGCGCGAGACGGCCTCGACCGACCGCAGGGAACTCGCCGCCCTGATGGTCGGCCAGGAGGTGAAACCGGCGGAGGTCAACCCGGCGAGGCTCGGCGCGCCGCTGCTCACGCTCGATCGCGTCTCCACCGCCCCGCACAACGGGGCCGGGCTTGCCGACGTGTCGCTCACCCTCACGGCCGGCGAGATCACCGGCCTTGCCGGCGTATCGGGCAATGGCCAGGCGGCGCTTGCCGCCCTGCTCTCCGGCATCCGGCGCCCGACCGGCGGCCGCATCTCCATCGCCGACCGGGAGGTCACCGACTGGTCGCCGCGCGCCGCGCTTGCCCACGGCATCGCCCGCATCCCCGAGGATCGCCATGCCGTCGGCACCATCGGCGACATGAGCGTCACGGAGAACGTGATCGCCGAGCACTATGGCAGCCCGCGCTTCAGCCGCATGGGCTTCCTTAACTGGAAGGCCGCCCGGCGTTTCGCCGAGAAGATCATCGCCGACTACGACGTCAAATGCCCGTCGCCGGAGGCGCGCATCCGCCTGCTATCCGGCGGCAACATGCAGAAGCTCATCCTCGGCCGCGCGCTCGATCCCGATCCCGCGGTCATCCTTGCCAGCCAGCCGACCCGCGGGCTCGATGTCGGCGCCGTCGCCTATGTCCATCGCATGCTGCTGGCGGCGCGCGACCGGGGCGCGGCGATCCTACTGATCTCGGAGGACCTGGAGGAAATCCTGGCGCTGTCCGACCGGATCACCGTCATGTCGGCGGGGCATCTTTCCGCGCCGTCCGCGCGCGGCGAACGAAGCATCCGGGAACTGGGGGAACTGATGGCGGGCCATAGCGGGGAGCACAGCGATCATGCGGCTTGAGCCGAAGCCCGCACCGTCATTGGCGGTTACCCTGTCGTTCCCGCTGGCGGCGATCGTCACGACGCTGGTGCTGACGTCGATCCTCGTCCTCGTCGCCGGCGCGTCGCCGCTGTCGGTCTTTTATCTCGTCGCCAAGGGCGCCGCCGGTTCGCAGTTCGCGCTGATGGAGACCCTGACGCGCGCGACGCCGCTGATCTTCACCGGCCTTGCCATCGCCGTCGCCTTTCGCGCGCGGCTGTGGAACATCGGCGCCGAGGCCCAGCTCTATATGGGCGGCATCGTCACCGTGGCGCTTGGAACAGGGGCGCTGCCCCTGCCGTCCTTCATCCTGATCCCCGTGCTGATGATCGCCGCCATGGCGGCCGGCGCCCTCATCCTGCTCGGGCCGGCCGTGTTGAAGACGCGGTTCGGCGTCGATGAGGTGGTCACGACGCTGCTGCTCAATTTCATCGTGCTCCTCTTCGTCTCGATGCTGCTCGACGGCGTGCTGAAGGATCCGATGGGGCTCGGCTGGCCGCAATCGCAGAAGGTCATCGCCGAGGCGCAGTTGCCGCGCCTCATCCAGGGCAAGCGCCTGCACTACGGCTTCGTCATCGCCATCGCGGCCGCGGCCGTCGTCTGGGTGATCACGAAGAAGACCCTGCTCGGCTACGAGATGCGCGCCGTCGGGCACAATGCCGAGGGCGCGCGCTTCGTCGGCATCCCGGTCAACCGCGTGCTGATGAAGACGGCGCTGCTTTCGGGCGGCCTTGCGGCCCTTGCCGGCTTTTCGGAAGTGTCGGGACTCAAGGGCAACCTGACGCTCGACCTCTCGCCCGGCTATGGCTACACCGGCATCGTCGTAGCGATGCTCGCCATGCTCAATCCCCTGGGTGTCGTCGCCTCCGCCATCTTCGTCGCCGGCATCTTCGTCGGCGCGGATGCCATGAGCCGCGCGGCCAAGGTGCCGAGCTACATCGCCGACGTGATGGTCGCCACATCGCTGCTGACGATGGTAGTCGCGATCCTTCTGACCCGCTTCAAGATCAGGTGGAGGTGACATGGACGCGCTGGACATCCTCTTTTCCGCCTCCTTCTGGGTCGCCGCGATCCGCATCGCCTCGCCGCTGATCTTCGCCACCATGGGCGAATTGATCTGCGAGCGCGCGGGCGTCCTCAATCTCGGCATCGAGGGCATCATGACGGCGGGCGCCTTCGCCGGCTGGTTCACCGTCTATGCCGGCGGCGATCTCTGGACGGGGCTTGTGGTCGCCGCCCTCGTCGGCGCGCTGTTCGGCCTGCTGCATGCCACGCTCACCGTGCCGCTCGGCCTGTCGCAGCACGTCGTCGGCATCGGCGTGACGCTGCTCGCCACCAGCCTCACCTATTTCACCTACCGCCTCCTCCTGCCGGAGGTGACGTCGCCGCCGAAGATCGAGCCGTTCCAGCCGTGGCCCGTCCCGGGCCTGTCGAAGATCCCCGTGGTCGGCGAGGCGCTGTTCACGCAGACGCCGCTGACCTATCTCGCCTTCCTCTCGGTGGCGGTCGTCGCCTGGACCCTCTACCGGACGCCGGTCGGCCTTGCCGTCAGGGCGGCCGGCGAAAATCCCTCGGCCGTCGAGGCACAGGGCATTTCGGTGACCGGCATCCGCATGGGCGCGGTCGTCGCCGGCAGCGCGCTGATGGCGCTCGGCGGCGCCTTCCTCACCACCTCGGCCTTCAATTCCTTCTTCTTCCAGATGATCAACGGCCGGGGCTGGATCTGCATCGCGCTCGTCGTCTTCGGCTCCTGGCGGCCGGGCAAGGCGCTGATCGGCGCCATCCTGTTCGCCGCCTTCGATGCCTACCAGGTCCGTCTTCAGCAGATATCGGGCGGCATCGTGCCCTATCAGGTCTTCCTGATGATGCCCTATGCGCTGTCGATCCTGGCGCTGATCCTGGTCGCGCGCCGCGCCACCTATCCCAAAGCTTTGATGATCCCCTACCAGAAAGGCGAAAGATGAGTTTCGACCTGATCGTGAAGGGCGGTACGCTGCCCGATGGAACCGTCGCCGATATCGGCATCAAGGGCGAGAAGATCGCCGCCATCGAGCCACGCCTCGAAGCGGCGGCCGGCCGCGTGGTCGATGCCACCGGCAACCTCGTCAGCCAGCCCTTCATCGACCCGCATTTCCACATGGATGCGACGCTGTCCTACGGCCTGCCGCGCATCAATGCCTCCGG
Coding sequences within:
- a CDS encoding ABC transporter ATP-binding protein, coding for MSSTPVLRLSGISKRFGPLRANDAISFELKRGEVIALLGENGAGKTTLMNILFGHYVADEGTVEAFGTPLPPGDPRAALNAGIGMVHQHFTLADNMTVQENIALGTQSLWSPRLDRSAARRRIEELSADFGLAVDPAATVATLSVGERQRVEILKALYRDARILILDEPTAVLTPAETEALFRTLKLLVAKGLSIIFISHKLQEVMAVSDRVLVLRAGKLVGERETASTDRRELAALMVGQEVKPAEVNPARLGAPLLTLDRVSTAPHNGAGLADVSLTLTAGEITGLAGVSGNGQAALAALLSGIRRPTGGRISIADREVTDWSPRAALAHGIARIPEDRHAVGTIGDMSVTENVIAEHYGSPRFSRMGFLNWKAARRFAEKIIADYDVKCPSPEARIRLLSGGNMQKLILGRALDPDPAVILASQPTRGLDVGAVAYVHRMLLAARDRGAAILLISEDLEEILALSDRITVMSAGHLSAPSARGERSIRELGELMAGHSGEHSDHAA
- a CDS encoding ABC transporter permease, which codes for MRLEPKPAPSLAVTLSFPLAAIVTTLVLTSILVLVAGASPLSVFYLVAKGAAGSQFALMETLTRATPLIFTGLAIAVAFRARLWNIGAEAQLYMGGIVTVALGTGALPLPSFILIPVLMIAAMAAGALILLGPAVLKTRFGVDEVVTTLLLNFIVLLFVSMLLDGVLKDPMGLGWPQSQKVIAEAQLPRLIQGKRLHYGFVIAIAAAAVVWVITKKTLLGYEMRAVGHNAEGARFVGIPVNRVLMKTALLSGGLAALAGFSEVSGLKGNLTLDLSPGYGYTGIVVAMLAMLNPLGVVASAIFVAGIFVGADAMSRAAKVPSYIADVMVATSLLTMVVAILLTRFKIRWR
- a CDS encoding ABC transporter permease gives rise to the protein MDALDILFSASFWVAAIRIASPLIFATMGELICERAGVLNLGIEGIMTAGAFAGWFTVYAGGDLWTGLVVAALVGALFGLLHATLTVPLGLSQHVVGIGVTLLATSLTYFTYRLLLPEVTSPPKIEPFQPWPVPGLSKIPVVGEALFTQTPLTYLAFLSVAVVAWTLYRTPVGLAVRAAGENPSAVEAQGISVTGIRMGAVVAGSALMALGGAFLTTSAFNSFFFQMINGRGWICIALVVFGSWRPGKALIGAILFAAFDAYQVRLQQISGGIVPYQVFLMMPYALSILALILVARRATYPKALMIPYQKGER